TGGATGGATTCCAAAGTAGGAATATCGATGATATCAGCTTGGTCTACCTGCTCGATACCGGGGACTGGTTTGTCTGGTCGTTGGGGTTGTTTCTCAGCTCCGCCATAAATGATGGCGATGATGATGAGGGTGAGCCCCAGAAAGCCGGGGAAGATATGGCCGGGCCAGATGAAAAGCTCCACGGAGATCAGGATAATCCCCAGGCCGAAGAGAATAAAGGGTTCGTATCCAGAGAGGCCCGCGATAAAGAGCCCTATGAAATAGATCAGAAAACAGGTGATCCCGACCACACCGAAAATGCCGAATCCCGGGGTCTTAAACTCAATGTAGATACCGAGAATCCCACCCAGTAGGAGCAGGGGTGAAATCATATTTATCCAGAAAGCAATTTGTTCGGCACCGGTGGGTTTCATCTTGAGCACTTTTGCATTGGGGAAAAGGCCTTTGATTAAATCATCGAGGTTATCATAGAGGCCGGAAGCGAGTAGGGGTTTTTTGTCTTTTCCGATGGGATCCATCGCCTCATCGGAGGTGAGTGTGAGCAATTTGCCTTTGGCATTAATGGTTTTGCCGTCGATAATCAACTCTGTATCCTTGTCGATGAAGGCCTCCACGAGCTGGACATTGTATCCGTTTTCTCTCGCGGCAGCACGGGCTTTTGCTTTTAGGACGGAAATGATTTTGTCATTAGCGGTGGCAGGGACATCTTCCCCGCCCGCTATAACGGGGGCACTCGCTCCGATGACTGCTTTTGGGGACATGTAGATCTTTTCAGTGGAAATGGCGATGAGTGCTCCGGCTGAGAGGGCGTCTGTCCTGATGTAAGTGAGGGTTTTTCCGGGGAAATCTCCCATTATTCCCATGATCTTCAGGCAGACGTCCAGGCGTCCTCCGGGGGTATTCATGTCGAGGATGATGGCTTGGGCGTTTTTGGCTTCAGCCTCTTTCATCGTGCGCCGGACAAAATAAAGGAGCGGGGCATTTATCTCACCATCGATAGGGATCACATAGACGGGTGCATCGGGAGCAAAATCTTTTTTGGCTTTTGCGTAAAGACCTGTGGGGGGCAAGAGAAAGGCGGATAAGGATAATAAGGTCAATAAAATGCTTTTGAACATAACTTTTGGTTGTTGATGTCCATAAGATGAATGGAGAATGCCCGTTAAGCAATGTTTTTTGAGAAAATCGGAGATTGAAAATTTAAGGGGAATTGTTAGGGTAGGAAATCCTATGAACCAAGATATTACCTCTGTATTGAAGGAATCCCGTGTATTCAAACCCCGCAAGGAATTCTCCGCCCAAGCACATTTGAAGAGCATGGCCCAATATAAAAGGATGTATGCCGAGTCGATCAAAGACCCGGATAAATTTTTTGGAAAATTAGCTAAGGAATTATCATGGTTCAAACCATGGAAAAAGGTGAGTGAATGGAAAGCCCCGTTTGCGAAGTGGTTTATCGGGGGTAAGACGAATATGAGTTTTAATTGTCTGGACCGGCATATTTTGACTGGAAAGAAAAATAAAGTCGCCATTATTTGGGAGGGGGAGCCCGGTGAGTTGAGGCATATTACATACGGGGAACTCTTGCGTGAGACTAACCGTTGCGCCAATACCCTCGCCAAGATGGGGGTGAAAAAAGGTGACCGTGTGATGATTTATATGCCGATGGTGCCTGAGGCTGTCGTCGCGATGTTGGCTTGTACGCGGATTGGTGCTCCCCACACGGTTGTTTTTGGTGGATTCAGCTCGGAGGCGGTTAAAGATAGGATCCATGATTGTCAGGCGACATGTGTCATCACAGCCGATGGCGGATACCGTCGGGGGGCTGTTGTGGAGCTGAAGAAAAATGTCGACGTCGCCGTGGATCAATCCCCCATGGTTAAAAATGTCCTTGTATTGAAACGGACGGGTTCCCCCGTGGAAATGAAAGAAGGCCGGGATCATTGGTGGCATGAGACTGTGGCGAAGGCTGGGGACGAGTTTAAAGCCGCGCAGCTGGATAGTGAACACCCGCTTTTCATCCTCTATACGAGTGGTTCTACCGGGAAACCCAAAGGAATCCTGCACACGACAGGGGGATACATGCTCGGGGCCTATCTCACGACCAAATATGTTTTTGATATCCATGATGACGATATTTTCTGGTGCACGGCTGATATCGGATGGATTACCGGACACTCTTACACGACTTATGGAGCACTCCTGAACGGGGCAACGTCCCTAATTTATGAAGGGGCTCCGAACCAACCCCAGCCGGATCGTTTCTGGCAGATCATCGATAAACATGCGGTAACGATCCTCTATACCGCCCCGACAGCCATCCGCGCCTTTATGAAATGGGGTGATGAATGGGTGAAACCCTATTCCCTCAAGAGCCTGCGTTTACTCGGGACAGTGGGTGAACCCATTAATCCGGAAGCTTGGATATGGTATCATGAGAAGATCGGTAAAAAACGTTGTCCCATCGTGGATACATGGTGGCAGACGGAAACCGGCGCGATCATGGTCACTCCTTTGCCTGGCGTGACTCCGACAAAACCGGGGACAGCGACCCTACCGTTTTTTGGTGCAGATGTGGCTGTGGTTAATGAGCAAGGCAAGGAAGTGCCGAGGGATTGCGGGGGCAAACTCGTGATCCGTAAACCTTGGCCGTGGATGTTACGTGGTTTGTACGGGGATAATGAGAGGTTTAAAGAGGTTTATTGGTCTGAGGTGAAAGGAATGTATTTTACCGGGGATGGGGCGCGCAAGGATAAGGACGGTTATCTCTGGATCATGGGGCGTATTGATGACGTGGTCAATGTCGCCGGCCACCGCTTGGGCACTATGGAAGTCGAGAGCGCTTTAGTCGGACACCACTCGGTCGCCGAGGCGGCTGTCGTAGCGCGCCCTGATGATATTAAAGGCCAGGCCTTGGTTGCTTTTGTCACGGTGAAAACTGGGGAGATCGCATCAAAGGAACTCAAGGAAGCTCTCCGCAACCACGTGGCCAAGGAGATCGGTGCCATTGCCAAACCTGATGATATCCGGTTTACGGACAGTCTGCCAAAGACGCGCTCCGGTAAAATCATGCGCCGTTTGCTCCGGGATGTCGCCTCCGGCCAAGCCATCAAGGGTGACACGACCACTCTAGAAGACCTCTCTGTCCTTGCCAAACTCCGTAATGACGAGGATTGATGAAGGATTAAA
This window of the Verrucomicrobiota bacterium genome carries:
- a CDS encoding NfeD family protein; this translates as MFKSILLTLLSLSAFLLPPTGLYAKAKKDFAPDAPVYVIPIDGEINAPLLYFVRRTMKEAEAKNAQAIILDMNTPGGRLDVCLKIMGIMGDFPGKTLTYIRTDALSAGALIAISTEKIYMSPKAVIGASAPVIAGGEDVPATANDKIISVLKAKARAAARENGYNVQLVEAFIDKDTELIIDGKTINAKGKLLTLTSDEAMDPIGKDKKPLLASGLYDNLDDLIKGLFPNAKVLKMKPTGAEQIAFWINMISPLLLLGGILGIYIEFKTPGFGIFGVVGITCFLIYFIGLFIAGLSGYEPFILFGLGIILISVELFIWPGHIFPGFLGLTLIIIAIIYGGAEKQPQRPDKPVPGIEQVDQADIIDIPTLESIQKPLKDLFLATIGAILGIYLLSRYLPKTNIYHRLVLAAPDSPLPPGITNEEAPSGEIRQTGIAETSLHPTGKARFNGKLLDVMTDGEMIKAGSPVVIIKRSNFKTIVRELS
- the acs gene encoding acetate--CoA ligase produces the protein MNQDITSVLKESRVFKPRKEFSAQAHLKSMAQYKRMYAESIKDPDKFFGKLAKELSWFKPWKKVSEWKAPFAKWFIGGKTNMSFNCLDRHILTGKKNKVAIIWEGEPGELRHITYGELLRETNRCANTLAKMGVKKGDRVMIYMPMVPEAVVAMLACTRIGAPHTVVFGGFSSEAVKDRIHDCQATCVITADGGYRRGAVVELKKNVDVAVDQSPMVKNVLVLKRTGSPVEMKEGRDHWWHETVAKAGDEFKAAQLDSEHPLFILYTSGSTGKPKGILHTTGGYMLGAYLTTKYVFDIHDDDIFWCTADIGWITGHSYTTYGALLNGATSLIYEGAPNQPQPDRFWQIIDKHAVTILYTAPTAIRAFMKWGDEWVKPYSLKSLRLLGTVGEPINPEAWIWYHEKIGKKRCPIVDTWWQTETGAIMVTPLPGVTPTKPGTATLPFFGADVAVVNEQGKEVPRDCGGKLVIRKPWPWMLRGLYGDNERFKEVYWSEVKGMYFTGDGARKDKDGYLWIMGRIDDVVNVAGHRLGTMEVESALVGHHSVAEAAVVARPDDIKGQALVAFVTVKTGEIASKELKEALRNHVAKEIGAIAKPDDIRFTDSLPKTRSGKIMRRLLRDVASGQAIKGDTTTLEDLSVLAKLRNDED